TTATTCGAAAAAACAGAATTAAATGCTGCTCTTCGAATTAAATCTAATATTGAAGATAGAATTAGTATTATTAATAAGCTTAAACAGATTATTGATCAAGAAGAGATTGAAGCTGTATTTGAAGAACATTTAGAGAGAAATCCTTGGTTAATTAACCAATATTGGGATAAACCAAGTGAAGAGCTTGTAATTGACACACAAAGAAAATATAAAATTTTCATTGATGAAAATATGGTAGAAGGGCGTACTGATTTAATAATCAGAACAGCTGATGAACCCTTTCCAATTATATGTGAACTAAAAAGAGAGAAAAAAACAGCATATTCAGCTCCAAATATTTCCGAAATACAGAGTCAAGTTGCTAAATATAGAGAATTTATCGCTGATGAAATTGATAGATCTGATTCAGTATTAAAAGTGCAAAGCCAACAAGATATCAGAGCTTACTTTATTTGTGGAAAAGCAGCTTTTGAGAAGTTGAGTCCAAGAAATATACAAACTTTACGTGATTCAAAAATTGAAATAAAAACATATCAAGACATTATTAGGCAGGCCGAGAGAGTTTATAGTGATAGAGTAAAATTATACTAGAGTATTAAAAGAAGTAATATGATCAAAAAAGATTGGCCTGGAATTGCATTCCCAGGAGGGTAGAGTGATGAGAAAAAATTTTTATAAAGTTCTTGACCCTCACCTTACGTTATCCCTTATACTGGTCATAGAGAGGAGGTTTCCATGTCAGAAAAATGGACAGTTAAGCAGGTTAGTCAGCTGACGGGATTGACCGTGCGTACCTTGCACCACTATGACCAGATTGGTTTGCTCAAACCAGCTTCTGTGGCTGAAAATGGTTATCGCTACTATAATCAAGAGAATTTGGCTCGTCTGCAAGAAATTCTATTGTTTCGTGAATTGGATTTTCCTCTCAAAGATATTCAGCAGCTTCTGGACGTGACGGAAGTCAATTGTCAGCAGGTCTTGCGGGATCATGTCGCCCTTTTAGAGCTCAAAAGGGAACGGTTGGATCGCATCATCAGTTACGCCAGATTGCTCATAGAAAAAGGAGGAGAAGTCATGGACTTTCACGCATTTGACAGTAGTCAGCTAGAAGCCTACAAGACGGAGGCCAAGGAGCGGTGGGGACAGACCGCGGCCTATGCTGAGTTTGAAGAAGGTTACGATGCCAGTAAGGATCAAGCGTTTGCCCGAGAGATGCAGAGCATTTTTGAAGCTTTTGGAAAAATGCAGAGCTTGGAAGCCGAACATCCAGATGTGCAGGCTCAGGTAGCGAACTTGCAGGCCTATATCACAGAAAATTTCTACACCTGCACCAAGGAAATCTTGCAAAATCTAGGTCTTATGTATGTTGAGGACGAGCGATTTTCAGCCAACATTGACCGAGCAGGTGGACCAGGCACAGCAGCCTTTGTCAGTCAAGCTATTGCGATTTATTGCCAAGAATAAATAAGGAAAGTCTGGTGAGAACTAGGCTTTTTTGTGTACCTTTGTCAATGATGTGAGACCAAAAAGGTGATTTTGAAGTTATCCATTTGTTAAGCTTTACTAGGAGCTAGCTTCTAGTAAAGCTTTTCTGATATCGATAGGAGATTTCCAGCCTAAAGTTTGCATAGGGAGTCGATTAGAACGATAAAGATAGGTTTTCATCTGCTTGATCAGATCGTCATAGGAGTAAAAGGTCAAGTGCTGGTAGAAACGTCGGTTATCATTTCGATGACTGCGCTCAACCTTGCCATTATGTCTGGGTGTTCGAGGACGAATTAGTTTGTGCTCAATACCAAGTTCCTGACAAAGTAGGTCTAGGGGGTGAATTTGCTTGGTCTCTTTGAAATGGGTAAACTCAAAACCATTATCCGTTTGAATAATTTTGGGTTTGTATCCAAAGTATCTCATAGCCATTTTGACAAACTGAACAGTTGAGTGAGAAGATTGCTCTTTGAAAGGGAAGATAAAACGTTCCCTGCTGGCCTCATCAATGACGGTATATTGATAGAATTTGTCAGGTAGCTTGCCTGTGTAGCAGTGAGTCGGTACATATTTGACGTCCATTTGCCACTTGATACCGAGTTCAGTTGGGGTATGGTAAGGCCTAGGCACATAGGTTTTCTGCTTAGTTTTAGGGGATTTGAAGAAATCAAGTTTTCTCAAGATTCGAAAGAGAGAGCAGGGATGGCGGTCATAGCCCTTATTAGTTTTGAGCTTGTAGAATATTTCGATGAGGGTTGCCTGTGGATTTCTTCGGATGCAATTTTTAATCCAGGTAAGCTCCTGTTCGGTATGAGCTTTTGGATGAGGTGTTAGAGGTCGATGCGACCGGTCTTTCAGCGATTCTTTGGTGCCGTCGAATCGCTTGTTCCACCGCATGAGAGAGGCTTTTGAGACCTTGTAGCGTCGACAGATGAAGGTGACAGAAGCTCCATTTCGATAGGTTTTAACAGC
The sequence above is a segment of the Streptococcus suis genome. Coding sequences within it:
- a CDS encoding MerR family transcriptional regulator; this translates as MSEKWTVKQVSQLTGLTVRTLHHYDQIGLLKPASVAENGYRYYNQENLARLQEILLFRELDFPLKDIQQLLDVTEVNCQQVLRDHVALLELKRERLDRIISYARLLIEKGGEVMDFHAFDSSQLEAYKTEAKERWGQTAAYAEFEEGYDASKDQAFAREMQSIFEAFGKMQSLEAEHPDVQAQVANLQAYITENFYTCTKEILQNLGLMYVEDERFSANIDRAGGPGTAAFVSQAIAIYCQE
- a CDS encoding DDE-type integrase/transposase/recombinase, with product MTSIPQNLRYLPHTLETRYHAVKTYRNGASVTFICRRYKVSKASLMRWNKRFDGTKESLKDRSHRPLTPHPKAHTEQELTWIKNCIRRNPQATLIEIFYKLKTNKGYDRHPCSLFRILRKLDFFKSPKTKQKTYVPRPYHTPTELGIKWQMDVKYVPTHCYTGKLPDKFYQYTVIDEASRERFIFPFKEQSSHSTVQFVKMAMRYFGYKPKIIQTDNGFEFTHFKETKQIHPLDLLCQELGIEHKLIRPRTPRHNGKVERSHRNDNRRFYQHLTFYSYDDLIKQMKTYLYRSNRLPMQTLGWKSPIDIRKALLEASS